From a region of the Nonlabens sp. Hel1_33_55 genome:
- a CDS encoding alpha/beta hydrolase encodes MKLFLKILAAIAVILILSVTMLYAFQEKLIFLQSTLPADYTFQFDEDFEEFNLKNQDGAVLNAIHLKAEKPKGVIVYYHGNAGTLDRWGDVASYFTQYNYDVIIMDYRGYGKSTGELSEKALYEDAQLFYDYAKNQFQEDQIFVYGRSLGTGIATYVAANNNPAMLLLETPYLNLTDIASRRFPILPMDRLLKYKFPSDEFITETTCPIVIFHGTADGVVPYESGRALGDLVPQERLEFITVPDGKHKNLIEFDEYRNAIKKIMGNTPSKTL; translated from the coding sequence ATGAAACTTTTTCTCAAAATTCTTGCTGCGATTGCAGTGATCCTCATTCTATCTGTAACCATGCTCTACGCCTTTCAGGAAAAATTGATCTTTTTACAAAGCACGCTACCGGCTGACTATACTTTCCAGTTTGACGAGGACTTTGAGGAATTCAACCTAAAAAATCAAGACGGTGCCGTACTCAACGCCATTCACCTAAAGGCAGAAAAACCTAAAGGTGTCATCGTTTATTACCATGGCAATGCTGGAACGCTGGATCGATGGGGCGATGTGGCCTCCTATTTCACACAATATAATTATGATGTGATTATCATGGATTATCGCGGTTATGGTAAAAGCACAGGAGAATTATCTGAAAAAGCGCTCTACGAAGACGCGCAGCTATTTTACGATTACGCGAAAAATCAATTTCAAGAGGATCAAATCTTTGTGTACGGCAGATCGCTGGGTACCGGAATTGCAACTTATGTAGCTGCCAATAATAATCCAGCAATGTTATTGCTGGAGACTCCTTACCTCAATCTTACTGACATTGCCAGCAGACGTTTTCCCATTCTTCCCATGGATAGGTTACTCAAATATAAATTCCCAAGTGATGAATTTATTACCGAAACTACTTGTCCAATTGTGATCTTTCACGGCACTGCAGATGGTGTGGTTCCTTATGAAAGTGGTCGTGCGCTAGGTGATTTGGTACCGCAGGAACGACTGGAGTTTATTACTGTTCCTGATGGTAAACACAAAAATTTGATTGAATTTGATGAGTATAGAAATGCTATCAAAAAGATAATGGGAAATACTCCATCGAAAACGCTTTAG
- a CDS encoding M14 family zinc carboxypeptidase, with amino-acid sequence MKNIVLLTAVLFAFAKAVTAQTTVDPQMDYYLPTDVTYNPDIPTPEEVIGYVPGKWHVTHDKLVQYMMALADASDRITIENRGKTFEDRPLILLTVTSENNQSNIENLRQAHQDRIDGNSSNNGPIVIYQGFSIHGNEPSGSNASLLYAYYLAAAQGTNVEEMLDNTVVLLDPSFNPDGLQRFAGWVNQHKNENITIDGNDREYDEAWPGGRTNHYWFDMNRDWLPIQLPESRARIASFNKWMPNILTDHHEMGTNSSFFFQPGIPSRTNPLTPQMNQDLTKEIGNYHAAALDKIGSFYYTEESFDDFYYGKGSTFPDVNGGIGILFEQASSRGHAQESVNGVLTFPFTIRNQFTAALSTLAAANGMKNKILDYQAKFYKDAANEAKSGNIIFGDSKDSGKTDAFAEVLLRHEIRLKELDQDVKVDGKEYKKGYAYVIPKSQKKSRLINAIFQKDTQFTDSLFYDISAWTFPLAFDLDYNMNAGNIGSGDDVTATMNQSSFEINKSRDSKKALAVSDYAYLMEWNEYMAPKVLNDLLNNDIIAKVAMQPFTLNGKSYDYGTIMIPVSRQPIATNELHQRLSNYQTETAVVIDAVSTGLTTGIDLGSNSFVPLNDPKIALVIGDGTDSYDAGEIWHLLDQRYDIAITKIERDRLSRADLSKYNTIIFPNSYGSPDKSTMENLQSWVRAGGTFIGFGNSLRWMSSSKMLPMTFKSTENPAKNVTFEQRGDFNGAQVIGGAIFETQLDRSHPIAFGYKDSQLPIFRNTTMFVEADSTSHRNPIKYTNEPLMAGYISKPNLEALKNTRPFVHNSYGRGNVIGFTDNTNFRAFWYGTNKLMMNAIFFADAM; translated from the coding sequence ATGAAGAATATAGTTCTTTTGACTGCTGTGTTGTTCGCTTTCGCGAAAGCGGTAACCGCACAAACCACCGTCGATCCACAAATGGATTACTACTTACCAACTGACGTTACCTACAACCCTGATATTCCAACTCCAGAAGAAGTAATAGGATACGTTCCAGGAAAGTGGCACGTTACACACGACAAATTAGTCCAATATATGATGGCTCTTGCAGACGCCAGTGATCGGATTACTATTGAGAATCGTGGGAAAACTTTTGAGGATCGACCGTTAATATTACTAACGGTAACTTCTGAGAACAACCAAAGCAATATTGAGAACTTACGTCAGGCGCATCAAGATCGGATTGACGGTAACTCCAGCAATAATGGTCCTATCGTTATCTATCAAGGGTTCTCCATACATGGTAATGAGCCTAGTGGTTCTAACGCATCCTTACTTTATGCTTACTATCTAGCAGCTGCTCAAGGAACCAATGTTGAAGAAATGCTGGACAATACAGTGGTTTTACTGGATCCTAGCTTTAATCCAGATGGATTGCAACGTTTTGCAGGTTGGGTGAATCAACACAAAAATGAAAACATCACCATTGACGGTAATGATCGTGAATATGACGAGGCATGGCCTGGTGGGCGAACGAACCATTATTGGTTTGACATGAACCGAGACTGGTTACCAATACAACTCCCAGAATCCAGAGCACGCATCGCGAGTTTCAATAAATGGATGCCTAATATCTTGACGGACCATCATGAGATGGGAACCAATTCCAGCTTCTTTTTCCAGCCAGGAATTCCATCTAGAACGAATCCGTTGACGCCGCAGATGAATCAGGATCTTACTAAAGAAATAGGTAACTATCACGCGGCAGCATTGGATAAAATTGGATCGTTTTATTATACCGAAGAAAGTTTTGACGACTTCTATTATGGTAAAGGATCTACTTTTCCTGATGTGAATGGTGGTATTGGTATTTTGTTTGAGCAGGCCAGCTCTCGCGGGCATGCGCAGGAATCGGTTAATGGAGTATTGACATTTCCGTTTACGATACGCAACCAGTTTACAGCAGCCTTGAGTACTCTCGCAGCAGCAAACGGAATGAAAAATAAGATTTTAGACTATCAAGCCAAATTCTATAAAGATGCAGCCAATGAGGCAAAAAGCGGAAACATCATTTTCGGCGATTCCAAAGATTCTGGAAAAACAGATGCTTTTGCAGAGGTTCTGCTACGTCATGAAATAAGATTGAAAGAACTTGATCAAGACGTCAAAGTTGATGGAAAGGAATACAAAAAAGGATATGCTTACGTCATTCCTAAATCGCAAAAGAAAAGTCGCTTGATCAATGCCATTTTTCAAAAGGACACCCAATTTACCGATAGCCTCTTCTATGATATTAGTGCCTGGACATTTCCTTTAGCTTTTGACCTGGACTACAACATGAATGCTGGAAACATTGGCTCTGGTGATGATGTTACCGCGACTATGAATCAGAGTTCATTTGAGATCAACAAGTCAAGAGATTCTAAAAAAGCTTTAGCCGTTTCTGATTATGCCTACCTGATGGAATGGAATGAATATATGGCTCCAAAGGTGCTGAATGACCTTCTTAATAATGACATCATCGCCAAAGTCGCCATGCAACCATTCACTTTAAACGGCAAGTCCTATGATTACGGGACCATCATGATTCCGGTTTCCAGACAACCTATTGCTACGAATGAATTGCATCAACGACTTTCTAACTATCAAACCGAGACTGCTGTCGTGATCGATGCCGTTTCTACCGGATTGACCACAGGAATTGATCTGGGATCCAACTCTTTTGTGCCATTGAATGATCCTAAAATTGCATTGGTAATAGGTGACGGTACTGACTCTTATGATGCAGGAGAGATTTGGCACCTGTTGGACCAGCGTTATGATATCGCGATTACCAAAATTGAACGTGATCGTCTAAGCCGTGCAGATTTGAGCAAGTACAACACGATCATCTTTCCTAATTCTTACGGGTCTCCTGACAAAAGCACGATGGAAAATCTACAATCTTGGGTACGCGCTGGCGGTACATTTATTGGTTTTGGAAATTCGCTACGATGGATGTCTAGTTCCAAAATGCTACCCATGACTTTCAAATCCACTGAGAATCCTGCCAAAAATGTAACTTTTGAACAGCGAGGCGACTTTAACGGCGCCCAGGTTATTGGCGGTGCTATTTTTGAAACCCAACTGGACCGCTCGCATCCTATCGCTTTTGGGTATAAGGATAGTCAGCTACCTATATTTAGAAATACGACAATGTTTGTTGAGGCAGACAGTACTTCTCACCGCAATCCTATCAAATACACGAACGAGCCTTTAATGGCAGGTTACATTTCAAAACCGAATCTTGAGGCGCTCAAAAACACTAGACCTTTTGTACACAACAGCTACGGTCGTGGTAATGTGATTGGGTTCACAGACAATACCAATTTTAGAGCCTTCTGGTATGGTACCAACAAATTGATGATGAACGCCATCTTCTTTGCAGATGCGATGTAG
- a CDS encoding PUR family DNA/RNA-binding protein — MSDRDYQEQEEIYSKVVRAGRRTYFFDVRSTKADDYYLTITESKKFTNDDGSFHFKKHKIYLYKEDFAEFGETLKDVTDYIINEKGDEVISERHKTDFKKEEPATPAADDATEPNHPASFTNVDFDDI, encoded by the coding sequence ATGAGCGACAGAGATTATCAGGAGCAGGAAGAAATTTACTCAAAAGTGGTTCGTGCAGGAAGACGCACCTATTTCTTTGACGTACGATCTACAAAGGCAGACGATTACTACCTTACCATTACTGAAAGCAAGAAATTCACAAACGATGACGGTAGCTTTCACTTCAAGAAACACAAAATCTATTTGTACAAAGAGGACTTTGCAGAATTCGGCGAGACCTTGAAAGATGTGACAGATTACATCATCAATGAAAAAGGTGATGAAGTCATTTCAGAGAGACACAAAACGGACTTCAAAAAAGAAGAGCCAGCAACTCCAGCCGCAGATGACGCCACAGAGCCTAATCATCCTGCAAGTTTTACCAACGTTGACTTTGACGATATTTAA
- a CDS encoding alpha/beta hydrolase, which yields MPYWLYITLIVVAAYAVISVLLYYLQEYFLFRPEKLPADFQFLYENQTVEEYNMTTRDGAVLNGLHFKVEKPVGLVLYLKGNSKSIKGWGKFAVDFTRHNYDVIMVDYRGFGKSTGKRSQKAIKRDLQQIYDKINEKVAEKYIVLYGRSLGSGFAAKLASMNNPKMLILDAPYYSLTKVTGRYMPFMPLSLIMRYPMPTYKWLKYVECPIHIIHGTKDKLITFKSSLKLAQVKPESTTLHPIIGAGHKNMQEFESYHHAMDEILLTRKRKKIDLSTTSKGSNHHKS from the coding sequence ATGCCCTACTGGCTCTATATTACATTGATCGTTGTGGCTGCATATGCAGTCATAAGCGTGCTGTTGTATTATTTACAGGAATACTTTTTATTCAGACCTGAGAAACTGCCTGCAGATTTTCAGTTTTTATACGAGAATCAAACCGTTGAGGAATACAACATGACCACGCGAGATGGTGCAGTACTCAACGGGCTTCACTTCAAAGTAGAAAAACCAGTTGGACTGGTTTTGTATCTCAAGGGAAACAGCAAAAGCATCAAAGGTTGGGGAAAGTTTGCGGTGGACTTTACCCGTCATAATTATGATGTGATTATGGTGGATTACCGTGGTTTTGGCAAGAGTACCGGCAAGCGATCCCAAAAAGCCATCAAGCGCGACCTTCAACAGATCTATGACAAGATCAATGAAAAAGTGGCCGAAAAATACATCGTACTTTATGGTAGATCGTTAGGATCTGGATTTGCAGCAAAGCTAGCGTCGATGAATAATCCCAAAATGCTAATTCTGGATGCGCCTTACTACAGCCTTACCAAAGTAACAGGCAGATATATGCCTTTTATGCCGCTATCTTTGATCATGCGTTATCCCATGCCTACCTATAAATGGCTCAAATATGTAGAGTGCCCCATTCACATTATTCATGGGACCAAGGACAAACTCATCACCTTTAAAAGTAGCTTAAAATTAGCACAGGTAAAGCCTGAATCGACGACCTTGCATCCCATTATTGGCGCTGGGCACAAGAACATGCAGGAGTTTGAAAGTTACCATCATGCGATGGATGAAATATTGCTGACGCGAAAGCGGAAAAAAATTGACCTTTCCACAACCAGTAAAGGTTCCAATCACCATAAATCTTAA
- the typA gene encoding translational GTPase TypA: MKDIRNIAIIAHVDHGKTTLVDKILHHCEIFRENETTGELILDNNDIERERGITILAKNVSVMYKGTKINIIDTPGHADFGGEVERVLNMADGVLLLVDAFEGPMPQTRFVLQKAIDLGLKPCVVVNKVDKENCTPDEVHESVFDLMFELGAEEWQLDFPTVYGSAKNNWMSEDWKDETKNIEPLLDMVIEHVPAPKIEEGTTQLLITSLDFSNYTGRIAIGRIKRGSIKEGQNVSLCKRDGSITKTKVKEVYVFDGMGKAKAEEVMAGDICAIVGLEGFEIGDSVADFENPEAMETIAIDEPTMSMLFTINDSPFFGKDGKFVTSRHIKDRLTKELEKNLALQVHDTGAADKFMVFGRGVLHLSVLIETMRREGYELQIGQPQVIIKEVDGVQCEPIEELTIDLPENVSGKAVDMVTLRKGEMTSMAPKGERMIIEFKIPSRGIIGLRNQLITATAGEAIMNHRFIGFEPYKGEIAGRINGSMISMEKGTSIPYSMDKLQDRGKFFIHPGEEIYGGQVVGENSRPDDLAINLTKTKKLSNVRSAGNDDKVKIAPPVKFTLEEALEYIQKDEYVEVTPNHLRLRKIYLDENERKRRGKELS; the protein is encoded by the coding sequence ATGAAAGACATTAGAAACATTGCGATCATTGCTCACGTTGACCACGGTAAGACGACGCTCGTAGACAAGATTTTGCACCACTGTGAAATCTTTAGAGAGAACGAGACAACAGGAGAATTGATCCTTGATAATAACGATATCGAGCGTGAACGCGGGATTACCATCCTTGCAAAAAACGTATCGGTAATGTACAAGGGAACTAAGATTAACATCATCGACACACCTGGTCACGCAGATTTTGGTGGTGAGGTAGAACGTGTTTTGAACATGGCAGATGGTGTATTGTTGCTGGTAGATGCCTTTGAAGGTCCTATGCCTCAAACACGATTTGTACTACAAAAAGCAATCGATCTTGGGTTGAAGCCTTGTGTGGTTGTGAATAAAGTAGATAAAGAAAACTGTACTCCAGACGAGGTACACGAGTCTGTTTTTGACTTGATGTTTGAATTGGGTGCAGAAGAATGGCAATTGGATTTCCCTACCGTATACGGTAGTGCGAAAAACAACTGGATGTCAGAGGACTGGAAGGATGAAACAAAAAACATCGAGCCACTTCTTGATATGGTAATCGAGCACGTTCCTGCTCCTAAAATAGAAGAAGGAACGACACAGCTGTTGATTACTTCGCTAGACTTTTCTAATTACACCGGTCGTATCGCGATAGGTCGTATCAAAAGAGGTTCTATTAAAGAAGGACAAAACGTTTCTTTATGCAAGCGTGACGGTTCTATCACTAAAACCAAAGTGAAAGAGGTCTATGTCTTTGACGGGATGGGAAAAGCCAAAGCAGAAGAAGTAATGGCTGGTGATATTTGTGCTATTGTAGGTTTAGAAGGTTTTGAAATAGGCGACAGCGTTGCAGATTTTGAGAATCCAGAAGCAATGGAAACCATCGCTATCGATGAGCCTACCATGAGTATGTTATTCACCATTAACGATTCACCATTCTTTGGTAAGGACGGTAAGTTTGTGACCTCACGTCACATCAAGGATCGTTTGACTAAAGAATTAGAGAAAAACCTAGCGTTGCAGGTTCACGATACAGGAGCAGCAGATAAGTTCATGGTTTTTGGCCGTGGCGTTTTGCACCTTTCCGTATTGATTGAAACCATGCGTCGCGAAGGTTATGAATTACAGATAGGGCAACCACAAGTAATCATCAAAGAAGTTGATGGTGTCCAGTGTGAGCCTATTGAAGAGTTGACTATTGACCTACCAGAGAATGTTAGCGGTAAAGCTGTTGACATGGTAACATTAAGAAAAGGTGAAATGACCAGTATGGCGCCTAAAGGTGAACGTATGATCATTGAATTTAAAATACCATCACGTGGTATCATAGGTTTGAGAAATCAGTTGATCACCGCAACTGCTGGTGAGGCGATCATGAACCACCGTTTTATAGGTTTTGAGCCTTACAAAGGTGAGATCGCTGGACGTATCAATGGTTCTATGATCTCCATGGAAAAAGGAACTTCTATTCCTTATTCTATGGATAAACTACAGGATCGTGGTAAATTCTTTATTCATCCAGGTGAAGAGATTTATGGAGGTCAGGTAGTAGGAGAGAACTCCAGACCGGACGATCTTGCGATCAACTTGACGAAGACTAAGAAACTTTCCAACGTACGTAGTGCAGGAAATGATGATAAGGTGAAGATCGCTCCACCGGTGAAGTTTACACTGGAAGAAGCTCTTGAATATATCCAGAAGGATGAATATGTAGAGGTAACGCCTAATCACTTGAGATTGCGTAAGATCTATCTTGATGAAAATGAGCGCAAACGTAGAGGTAAAGAATTGAGCTAG